AAAGCTTAAAAAAGATCAAGAAGCTGGTCTTTTAACAAAATATACCAAAAAAGAAAGGCTGTTAATTGCTCGCGAAGTCAACAAGTTAAGAGGTTATCACGAGGGGACTTTACTTATGGACGAGCTTCCGGGCGCTATTTTTGTGGTAGATGCTAAGCGCGAAAAAACGGCGGTAAAAGAAGCCATAGAGTGCGGTGTTCCAGTGATAGCTTTAATTGATTCCAACACCAATCCCTCGGGGGTAAAATATCCCATTCCAGGAAATGATGATGCCATAAAGGCAATAACTATTGTTGTTAAAGCCATTGCCGACGCAGTGGAGGTGGGGTATGGGGAATATGCCAAAGCAAGCTCAAAAAACAAAGTTCAAATTTGAATTTATATACCATGGACATTACAATTTCTCAAATTAAAACTCTACGAGAATTAACTGGGGCGGGTGTTGCCGATTGTCGCCACGCCTTGGAAGAATCCAATGGTGACATCAAAAAAGCGCAAGAATTGTTGTC
The Patescibacteria group bacterium DNA segment above includes these coding regions:
- the rpsB gene encoding 30S ribosomal protein S2, which encodes MTNKPKYTIPSPSEMLTAGLHFGHLKRRWHPKMAPFIHIQQNGIHIFDLYKTHDLLLKSCDFAYELAKGGKKIVFVGTKLQTQDILDSEAKRCGAMYITKRWLGGTFTNFAEVKANRDRLKKLKKDQEAGLLTKYTKKERLLIAREVNKLRGYHEGTLLMDELPGAIFVVDAKREKTAVKEAIECGVPVIALIDSNTNPSGVKYPIPGNDDAIKAITIVVKAIADAVEVGYGEYAKASSKNKVQI